TCGTTTggtaatagaaaaattatcaggtttgttgttgttttttttatgtgtaagCGACTTGAGAGTTGGACTGTAATGTTTAATCAATCATGTCATATGTGAGATAGAAATACGATCGATCGATAATCGATTGCGTCTGGTTATGTGTGATGTTAATGTAAGTCGTTATTATAACGAGTTGAGTTTAGTTGTCTCGGTATGGATGATGATCatcattattgttgttattattgttattatgatgatgatgatgatgatgcgAGCAGCATGCGCGCGTGATAAAACCCCGAAGCGATTTAGAACTGCATATGCGGCATTGAACGCACGTGGATGCTGATACGTGCGTGAGgcaacatatatttatatatttaatagaaaagcGTCATCAATTGAGCACAAGcaagattaattatttattgactcATTTAATCTTTagaattatagaaaaaattattcaaatgatttaaacttcccgcggaaatttaaaatttttaaaattaggaagttggtttcggtccgattttagAAAATCGAGTTCTCAGATCTCGATGTTTTGAGATCCTAGGAAAATTTTCTGACCATTTCCGGATGGACATCCGTCCGTATGTGAGCTCGAAGAccaatagtaaaatttttgagttccctgagctcaaaaaatagcgggaagttttggagtTGGCCCACAGGATCGaccgtttttcaaatttttctatcagaTACCGATGCTCCAAAAAAACGTCTAATTTTTTGCAGTAACTCTCAGCGGTGACGTAACACAATGAAACAGGAGGGAGATTTGTAAATGGAAAATCCATCGCATGTTAACGCTGTTCCGATGGCGTACTTGGATAAGGAATGAGTGACTCTCGAGTTTAACGCGATCGGTTTCAATTTCACAAGCCTAAtgtgtgtaaaataaaatatcgttacaatatatttaacagataaattaaaatcccATGTGTGTGTTTCTCTTCATgataattttccatttaatatacttgtgtatatttatttatcaaagtctgttttattttaattttttctcccTCTACCTCTAATTGTAGATAAAGAATAATTCAAAGTTGTAAATATCGTGCGGTTTGATAATTCGATTCTCTGGATCGTGATACTTGAACTTAACCGTTGTCTGTCTCTATACTCTGTTGTGCCGAATAATGCGGATGTTGAAGAGCACTCACGCAATTTCCGCGTGCTTAAATATCGCACAAATCTATTCCAATTATTTGGAGATGGTTAGTAGACATGCTGATGCTTTGCCAGCGATATTAATCCTACTCAACGCTCGGCACATTGTCCGAGGTCATGCTTTTATTTAACTCAATTCTTTACCGCCAATTCCcgtaattttcaaatcattcCCGAAAATTGACGTTTTATTTACGGATCTCGAGCCATAAATAACTTAACAAATATTAAGTGCTGGTTGTCGcacaaaaaacaaataaattcgaGCCATGTGTTGCTCAATGTCGCATTTAATTGATCAGAAATAACTTATTGTGCCGTCCAGCCGCAACTTGTACCCAGATCCCGACAATGATCTAGGCGTCTGGATTGCGGAGCGTCGATCGATGGATCCCCGGGGAACCACCGGCGAGCCGTCACCGAGTGGCACAGAGCTCAGATATCAGAGCCTCGCGACGCCGTACCACTCTCGCACACGCTGTCCGATCAACCGAAAGCTAGTTATTATTTTGTCCCATATCTTGGTCTCTTATCAGAGTCCTCTTGTTCGACCATCCAGCACACAAATGTATTATCTCTGGTCTCTCTCCACTGGCCAGATCAACTAAAATAATTCTCGCACGCGTTGGCGTTTTAAATCCAAGTGGAGGGATCATTATCACCGACTCTTCGCACTCGCTCTTCACCTTCTTCTAAATGTCGCTACATGCTCTGGATCAGTTCCGGACAGTCATTCGTCCATAACGGTCTATCTTTTGACAACAACCAGTGactattcaattaaatttccttcaataaattaaaccaCGAGCCAAATTACTCGTTAATTtgctaaaataattatttactgtaattaaaaaatttaaatcatagaCCGCagcttaaaaattaaaccggtagtttaaaaaaaaataatataattaaaagttgAGATGATTGAAGACGCGACAATGTTTGATGTGAGTACACGTGGCCGAAGGTCAAGGATTAATTACTATTCAGTCATATAAGTCATGTTGTAAATTATTGGTCAGTGGTCTTATCGACTggttaaattatataaactaTTTGTTAACGATTATAGTAGCCGCTGTAGTAATGAGAGTAGTAAAgcatttgataatttaaatgataattaaaactaaacgAAACGCGAGCATCCAGAGGTCATCTTCTTACAGATAGCGAGTACAAGTTAAGAAAGATTGTAACTAACACGAAACAATTTGCCATCGAgtgcatataaatatatatttatgagtaGTCATAACGCGTCGCCGGGGGTTACAGGCTGAGTTAGTACCCGGGATGACTTGCCGGAAGACAGGGCATGAGTAGGATTTTAAAACTAGCGATATTAGATTGACTACATGAGCGTGATAGCTGATACGAGAGACAAACTCGTAGTtttagatagatagatagtaAAAGTCGCGTGTGCGATGCTTTTGTTTAGCGTGCCTTGTCAACATGCCTGATTGAAACGTCCGGGAGAAATTGAAATTGCATTGGGGGAACCAGATAAGAATCTTTTAGGTGCGCCAGAGGTGTAATGCATGTGCGACGAGGACACGAGATATCATCAAACTGTACAGTCATTATTCATCCgctgatttatttatttgtcatttttttatagcCTCGACTTGTAGTCATCCTGCAAGAttgctaatttatttatttatttttttatttatttttcttttcagaAAATGACAGATGAATTACTTTTCTCGGTGCTGGGGTTGAAGATGGATGAGACGGGAGAAATAGCGCCCACGACTCTGCCTTGCGACTACGAGATTCCTTGCAGTCTTGAGAACTCGGACTTCATGGACCTGAGCAGTTTTACCAGCCCGGCTGCTGATAGCTTGGAGTGTTACACGGACTTGAACTCTAGCTATCAGACAGAAGCCTGGAGTGATTACACGCCGACAAGTGTCTCCGAGGCGTCGCCGTGTCTGAGCGAGCTCAGCGAGTTGGACTGCGAGCTGGACTGGTGTCTAGACAAGACCTGGAACTCGGGGTTGCCTGAGAGAACTCCGATGTGCACGCCGGGGTGCGAGAGATTCCTTCACTTGCCGCCGCCGAAAGTCACCACCGAGTCGCCGGCGAGTTTACAACACGACGAGCCGCTGCTGGTGCTGGGAATTGATCTCAGATCACTGGAGAACAGCATGGATTTAAACAATAATCCGTTCGATGGCAACATGATGTACTCGACTTCAGCCAATGCAGCTTTGGCGACTCATGATTACACTAATCGTAGCATGGAGACCAATGACGATCGCTGTTTTCCTTGTACTTATCAAGGATGTTTGAAAGTAAggacataaaattatttttaaatttaccagtGACCAGTggaatttactaaatttttttttcaggtttaCGCCAAAGCTTCACATCTGAAAGCGCACTTGAGACGTCACACAGGCGAGAAACCTTTCGCCTGCACTTGGGCAGGCTGCGGCTGGAGATTCAGTAGATCGGACGAGTTGGCCCGACACCGGAGATCTCATTCAGGGGTGAAACCTTACCCCTGCGAGATGTGTTCCAAGAGATTTGCGAGGAGCGACCACTTGGCTAAGCACCGCAAGGTCCATAGAAAAAACGCGTACACTTTTCCTGGCGGCAGAGGCTACCGAGGGAACAAGATCAACGTCCAAGTTTGATGAGTCAACTCCCAAGACGGCAGACGAGCCTCCTCAgtatacatttaattattaattaatgataagatactatttttaaaacaatatataataatattgtagGCTTAATCTTTGACTAATTGCAACTAATCGACAGCTGattgtttttgtattttaaattcagtttttagttattaattaattttagttatcGGCTGGAGAATTAATGGGTTTTATGACCCGAATTTTCGCCGGCGCACTTACTATTTTAATACTATTGTATACttgtattgataattattatgtttGGTAATTAATgttggtaaataaataaatacttaattttaCTCACCGAGTCTTTGGCGAATGGTCGCCGGGGAGTTACCGAGTtgcttttttttctccaaGTACCCCAATAAGGCGGCCGACGGTTTTCGCTGaagaaaagtaattttatcCGGTGCTTTTCGACCGGAGGAACTTCATCaatgcaatttaaattatcgtcATCTTCCTCTgtttgaaaataagaaaattataaatatgaatgatttaaaaaatataataaattgaatacaacaaaataaataccaAGAATAGTGACATCATCTCTGGCTTCAAAGGGCCAAGTTTTACCGGATCTGCGTATTTTAGTTCTatcactttttatttcatgTAAATACAGTTTCTCTATCGTGGGATCCTCCAGTTTGTCAAAAAACGATTTCTCATCATCGGTCAGAGTCCTCCGAGAAATAGGAGCGACTTTCATGTAAGCTTTCACTTCAAAAGGCTCAAAATTACAAGCGCCGACATCAGTTTCCTCGACTGTGGACTTCGCCTCCTGTTTCTTGGCAACGAAAAAGCTGGCGAACGTCGACGCAGCTTTTTGTTTCTTGCGCTCAGCTTCCAACTTCTCTTCCTCCTTCTTACGTTTCTCCTCTTCCTTAGCTTCCTCCCGCTTGCGCTTGTCCTCCTCCTTGGCTTTTTCCTTCCGTTCCTTTTCTTTCTGCTTCTGCTCGATCTCCATCTGCTTCTTCAACTCCTTCTGCTCTTTCTCCTTCCTCTTCAACTCTTTCTCAGCTTCTTTCTTCTCACGCCTCAGCATTCTCGCCTCATTCCTCTCTTTCTTTTTCTCAGCTTTCAACTTTTCTCTCTCCTCGCGCTTCTTTTCGCTCTCCATTTTTCTGAACAACTGCTTCGGGGTCAAAGCCTTGCGTTTTTTGGCCAATTGCTCAGTAGATTTATTCGTCGGCGTCCTGTTGCCTTTTTCCGAGTCCTTCTTATCGTCTTCATCATCCGATTTCTTATCATCATCTGATTTCTTGTCATCCTCATCCTCGGAGGTCGTTGTCTCCGACTCGGTATCACTGTTATCCAGAGTATCAATCGATTTATCATCAGCTTCTTTGTCTTTATTTGAACACGAACCCGGTTCATCATCAGCTGTCGAGATGTCCATCACATCAGCACTCGAATCCTCTTCCTTCGCTTCCTTCTCCTCTTCCGCTGGCAATTCCACTCCAACTTCATCAGCTGATTCATTATCACCAGTGTCTTTATCTTTCACGGCATCATCGCACCTATTGAGCACAACGACAGCTTCTGGATCCAGTCTTACCCGTTTTTCAGGTTTATCAGACTCTGCACTGTCTTTGGAAGTAACTTCTGATGATTTCTGTAGATACTTCAGCAAAGTGTTTGGTTTCATGACACCTCTGTCATCGTCACCGCGTTTTTTAGGATTGATAACGGTGTCAGTATCATCAAGATCATCAAGATCAATAACTTCGGCAGTGTCATTGTGTTTATTATTCTTGTCATCAGTTTCAAAGTCACTGACCTTTGATACCGTGTTTTCTTTTCTTGCTATTTTTGGCCCTTTGTCAGATTTGCAGTTACTGGGTGATGGTGATGACAATTTACgctttttattgtttgatttAAAACTGTTTGGAGTATCCGGTGAGGACAATATTTGAAATGGTAACCgtgctattaaaaaaaataataattataattattatattaattaattaataaataaaacaggtgtcataaataataacaattattttaattaccttGGACTAATTTTTTCGGCTTCGGAGGAATTACTTTAGTGACAGTACAGACTTCAGATATTTCTTTAGTGTCATCCatcttcatataaatttatggagCTGGAAATTTCGGAATACcagaggattaaaaaaaataaaacagcaAAGCCAGAGCATAACCTCTTAGTTGCTGGAGAATTTTATATGGATACTTACCTTTGATGCCAGTAATTGTCTTACGAATTAATAACAGTATCACATAACatttagttaaaataataaataagttatttttgttaaaaataatatttaattgatatcaTGATTAATAGCCGATTGACAGAGTAATTAAATTCGCGAACACTCGGTCTTTGTAATAAAATCCGCGGGAAAATTACCTGGAGTGggggaaattatttttattccacgGAGTTTGGTTTTTTAGGCAGGGTAGTCTGTGACATGATTTTGTTCTCAAAGAGGCTTCACTAGGTGGAAATACTGACAAATTCTTCAACTGTCTCTCTCTTACCGACTTTATTCTTAAATTtgcattcaaattttaaaaattttaacttttacctgatttgaaatttaaaattttttgatggaaTATTTTCTGTCCGTGTGTCCGTATTACCCCTTggtaagttaaaaaaaaaatttagtctgTTTCTTcacttgtaattttaatttatggagaaaataaaatggcggcagaatatgatagaaaaatatttgaaatattaaataaaaaaaaaaacacttgagtgTTTAAACAAACCTTGGCGGGGAAATAATgtgcagaagggtgtcctaatacacttggagatttgaattaaattgctccgagtgtattgcagctaaaaaacgtcacttaactgctatttccccaccagacgatgccagatgattttgctcaggaacttggaagttgtcagcatcagcatcagcaacactttacactagcacTGAACACTTAACACTTTACACTAACACTCAACACTTAACTACACCATAATAGTCACTTtgtacaatttaaataaattttacaatcacTGCACAATTTTACACAACTTGACTGCAATATTGAGTTTCAATTCAAACGTAAAGAAGGATCTGGACTACTACTGACgtcgatgatactgactgccgCTATCGAACCGTCAGTTGATTACAACGCAATCGATTTTGCGATTCATTCGACCGCCCCACTctagcaaaaatttgaacgttAAAGCGACGCGCAGTAGCGCCAACggcgcgaaatttcaaaattgaaatttaataattgtattaaaatttatttatgtcaataattatattaatttgactaaaaaatatggtctacatttttatttttttcatcaatagtttgttaattattctcactacttgcgcggtaaatttaaatattcgaaaaataaattattagaaattggagaaaaattaaaattcgtaaGTCAAAgtaaaatggcggcagaatatgatagaaaaatatttttaaaaaaacacgcaaatgtttgaacaaaccttggcgGGGAAATAATgtgcagaagggtgtcctcCCAAGTGGCCAAATGTTAACTTTTTCGTATCgaaaaagttaacaaaaaaaatgttaacatttatattgagatgtaaaaaggcaaatttttatcaacaaatatcactactaatgTCCAGcaaaatgttaacttttttctGTCTCAAAAAGATAACTTTTTGGTAACAAATTGTTAACTATTTATTGACATTTTCATAACTTAATGTTGacatttttcaactttttgttaacAAATCACAATGTGTTTTTGGTTACCAAAAACATAACAAATTGTTAACTTTTTATTGGTAACAAGTTGATGGAAAAAAGTTgactttaatttaacaaatcagtcttattttagttgatttaatgttaacaattttaaggATCATTAGAGGTTAGGGGTAGTATAAACcgcgggaaatttgaaaatttacaaataaacaaacataaattctaaaaatattctatcatgaaatgaaatatttattttttcttgtttatatacatatattaaacaagaaaaaataaatatttcatttcatgatagaatatttttagaattgtgtttatatttatttgtaaattgtaATCACTCGCAGTTTATTGTGacaaatatacaattttttataattggaatgcttaaatttattaacaatttcttTACAACATTCATaggttttatattaataacaataatagtaataataattgtgagcTTAATATCAAGACTAGTTGTTGTGACTAGCGCACTGGTGACACTAacttatagttttatttttatctgataAGCTTACTTTTATGTTTTGAGATCATTAATTTAGGCTTAGAGAACAGAAAACTCTttatactattaaaaaaaagttttttgaaaacaacTTGTAAATATAAAGATCGTAACTACAAATTATTTGGCAACTTTTTGCTTTTTGACAGAACCATTTGTAGGATCGGTATTCTTATTGGCTCGGTCACTACCGCGTTGAAACCAGGCTTTCATTTGATGTTCAACATCAGGTTTTGTAACGTTCAAAGtgcttaataaaatttctaaaaaagaaaaaaaacgaagaaaaattaatgaacataataatttaaatacagcATTTATTTATAGCTTGTTtggttgtaaattattttactttgacAGTAGAAAGATCAATCAAAGGCTTCAAAAAGCAAGTTATTGCTAGAACTTGAAGAGTAGATACcttgcttaaaaaatctcatagaatccaatagattctcatgAATTCCTagagagattttataagaataaatttgttctatgagaagtgctatagttaagtatagggccttatacTTACAGCtatgagaatctatcggattttttaagcaggatAGTTAATcttacaatattatttatcgcTCTATTACCACTAATAATTTCTACGAAGAAACATGCTGAGATTTTAATCTCACTGTGTAATCCGGACCATGTCACTTGTTTTGCCAACTCATCAGAAATGAATGATTCCAATGCAAAACGAGTGGCTTTTTGTACATTGCGACCACCAGCTTTCCGTATCATGTCTttctgtaatatttttatgatagttattcaaaaattatgaaatatcaacAGCTAATTAGTACTTACAAATTCATTTTGCATAGAAACATTGTTCTTGAGACTATGATTGAAGTTTGCGTAAAAGTTCGTCAGTCGCTTCACGTGTGATTTTATGTTTAACATGCCACTCTTTTATGAACTCAGTAAGAATCGAATCATTATCACCACTAGCAACTTGATTGTTCACATGGAAATTAAGTAACTAATACTCTGATCGGGTTACTGGTTGATCAAAAAAGTTAAGCCCATCAATCAATGGCAAAGGCTCATCATTAGCTTGATCGACAGCTCCTGAAAAACGGCTAGGATCATCTGAAACGTCTGAATCGCGGCTACTGTTATCGTCGTCATGGTCGTTGtcgttattgttattgttgtaaatattaatgttagtgttattattattattattatttaagttagATAACAAATATTCCAGTGCAAGTATTTGTTGCGTACGTCGTTTTAGTTGTCGTGGTCCAAGCAAATCAAGCGGTTTTCGTATCCGCTGTCGAAAATTTTccatacttatatataaaattttaccttttATGAACCGTTGAGTATTGTTAATCAATagctataaattatattataaattatttcacagTAATTAAAAGACAAAATAATATTAGGTTATGTTGTTCACATCACACTCGagcgtttatatatatatatatatatccgaAATGGCGGCTTGTACAGCGTTTACCGCCTTTTTTGTGGTTGAAAACATCTAAATGTCAACAAATTGATAACAAAATGAAATACTATAATATTAGCAAAATGTTAACCCAAAATTGTTAGTAAAATGTTAACAATAAAATGCTATCTTTTGAATAATACTAAAAAGTCAACATATATGTAACATTTTAGCGATGataaattatcaacattaaattggtaacttttatttatctctAAAAAGTCACCATTTATAACTACATTTTATGGTAACATTTTGCTAacattttcatattatattttgttaacatttttatgttaactttaagacaacttttaaaagttatctTTTTCAAAAGTACTTTTTGTTACCATTTTGATAACATTTAGAAATAGCAAAAAGTTGACTTGGAATAGATAACTAAAAGCCAACAAAAAGCTGAGCTGGCCACTTGGgctaatacacttggagatttaatttaaattgctctAAGTGTATTTCAgctaaaaaacgtcacttgactgctatttcccaccagatgatgccagatgatttatgatactgaagttagcaaacgtcaaataatttttggaatttaaaaaaaatgataaattataaaaaaaaaaatattttgaaaaattgcacttgtagatttttttattttctacatgtgcatttttttttttttttttttttttttgcaattgatttggtgaaaaaaaaatccaaaaattgttgattgtctgctaacttctcGATCATGATGATTTTGCTCAGGAGCTAGGAAGTTATCAGCATCGGTCATCAgcaacactttacactagcacTCGACACTTAACTACACCATAGACACttgcacaatttaaataaattttacaatcacTGCACAATTTTACACAACTCAACTGCAATACTGTGTTTCAATTCGAACGTTAAGAAGTTATGataatatgatcctgaagttagcagacaaaaattttaggatttcAATTTGAATGAtcaaatttgaagaaaaaaagaaactgaaaaaatgcacatgtagaaaattaaaaagactagaagtgcaattttttttaaatatttttttttataatttatcgtttttcaaaaaatccaaaaattattagacgtcgactaacttcagtatcattatgATCATACTAATTTTACTATAGAGTTCTAGTTTATTGACTGAAGTTATctctcccttttttttttcgggcaTTTTATAACTTTGACGAATCGTCACTTGTTCCGTGAAAAGAATCGATATTCAAATAGTCGAATCGCTCAAATGAATAGATCGATTCTTCACAGAATCGATCTTTAACCGTACATCCTAGTTGACACGACAAGCGAGTGCTTGTATTGGTGCTGGTGTTGGTGAGCAGACAAGTAAGACTGAGACAGACCTCTAGCTCCAGAAGATAGTGATGTGGAACAATGTGGTGTAGCAACATAACTGTAGTGAAAACtagtcgtaaaaaaaataacaacatgataaataataaattaatatataaattagtgccgaaatttttatttatcacaattatttttcatgcaATATCTCCATCTACGTCTGTAATATCAAACAAACGGCTGTGCTACGACCCTGAGTGCTCTGGTAATGCAAGAAGCCGTACTTTAATctctgttaaaatttaaatttaaatatttcttttttttactcaacaattttttatttcagtgcCAATTTCCTTGGGCAAGACGGTGGTGGTCTACAACTCCAATGACCCCGATATTTTATCCTTCGGTCCCAATGAAGATGTCACAGTATTCAGTAAAAGTGCTGGTACCCGTCAAGATTTATGGGGTGTCCaagtaattactttattttctttaatttaattaatttatgttttatatatattttatatgtatttttaaatcaatagatTAATGGACGTAGAGGATACGCTCCGACGAAattcataaaagaaaaaaaaatacttaagaaAGATTTGGAACATGAAGTGCCTACGGGAGTATCTCTGCCGGAAGTTAAATCATCAGGACATCAAGGAAATGGAGATGTGATTAAGGACTCGGTGATAAATAGTAATCCTAACCAAGAGATACGTGATTCTGCTGAGTCAATGTCGCCGGTCATTGATAAAGTCTCGCCGtcttttgaagttattgaTGGGACGACATTTAATTTCCAAGATGACAGATCAGCTGAGAGCTTTGCTACGAAAATTATTGAGTCTGCGGATAAGGAACAGCCTGTACTGACAGTTCATCCCAATTTGATGACCACGCAAGTCGGTTTGGACGACAGGTTGACTTTGGAGACCGCGGTGCGGGAAAGCGGCCAAGAGAAggggaaaattataaatgacaaCCAGAATGATAGGGAAGAAAAAGCAGATAATGttgagaataatttaaatacgaGGGGCGATAGACCGCATGTGGAAAATAACCcgggaaattttgaaaagaaagaACCTGTGGTTCAGAATAATGGAGATGCTAGAGATGGAAACAGGATGGAGAATAATAATGGAGACAACAAAGCAGGAGAATCTAAAGCTCAGGAAAATATCAGCAAAGATTTAGCTACTGATGAACCACGAGCTGAACGAAAGCAtgttgaggaaaaaaatggTGGTAGGGAACAAGTTGGAGTGTCTACTGATGAAGCTACGAATGGAGAGGACAAGAAAAGTGAACCTGCGGATACTTTAACTCaagtttttaataaagtttCGTCCTTGTTTGAGAGTTTTACTGAGTCTTCGGACT
The DNA window shown above is from Microplitis mediator isolate UGA2020A chromosome 1, iyMicMedi2.1, whole genome shotgun sequence and carries:
- the LOC130662928 gene encoding Krueppel-like factor 16 isoform X2 encodes the protein MCDEDTRYHQTKMTDELLFSVLGLKMDETGEIAPTTLPCDYEIPCSLENSDFMDLSSFTSPAADSLECYTDLNSSYQTEAWSDYTPTSVSEASPCLSELSELDCELDWCLDKTWNSGLPERTPMCTPGCERFLHLPPPKVTTESPASLQHDEPLLVLGIDLRSLENSMDLNNNPFDGNMMYSTSANAALATHDYTNRSMETNDDRCFPCTYQGCLKVYAKASHLKAHLRRHTGEKPFACTWAGCGWRFSRSDELARHRRSHSGVKPYPCEMCSKRFARSDHLAKHRKVHRKNAYTFPGGRGYRGNKINVQV
- the LOC130662922 gene encoding chromatin assembly factor 1 subunit A-like produces the protein MKMDDTKEISEVCTVTKVIPPKPKKLVQARLPFQILSSPDTPNSFKSNNKKRKLSSPSPSNCKSDKGPKIARKENTVSKVSDFETDDKNNKHNDTAEVIDLDDLDDTDTVINPKKRGDDDRGVMKPNTLLKYLQKSSEVTSKDSAESDKPEKRVRLDPEAVVVLNRCDDAVKDKDTGDNESADEVGVELPAEEEKEAKEEDSSADVMDISTADDEPGSCSNKDKEADDKSIDTLDNSDTESETTTSEDEDDKKSDDDKKSDDEDDKKDSEKGNRTPTNKSTEQLAKKRKALTPKQLFRKMESEKKREEREKLKAEKKKERNEARMLRREKKEAEKELKRKEKEQKELKKQMEIEQKQKEKERKEKAKEEDKRKREEAKEEEKRKKEEEKLEAERKKQKAASTFASFFVAKKQEAKSTVEETDVGACNFEPFEVKAYMKVAPISRRTLTDDEKSFFDKLEDPTIEKLYLHEIKSDRTKIRRSGKTWPFEARDDVTILEEDDDNLNCIDEVPPVEKHRIKLLFFSENRRPPYWGTWRKKSNSVTPRRPFAKDSCFDYEVDSDDEWEEEEPGESLRGSDDEKEEDPDDNEYDVDNEFMVPHGYLSDEEAKADGEEEEHMSEESQKFKLKILGERFEEERSEKTSKIKPRVIGCIWLGPLNSYPENTPPKLVNFLTARQIWVRETPVILQSTAEAELSDDCDESVSNKKSSSAGAKKTSVPEDALPDLIRLIHGNVNARVFLIKEFITYWNRKYPNDERRLSKISVGKKIRELAKRMSCPEEGPMHLKTCWYVPENTRKKYLTEELTIPNTWKYILTPKRKKVNEAAEQSDKIDKDLDREKDKDKDKDKDKDKDKDKDKDKEKEKKSTPLITQFTKKITQEEMKRQLSAKPVPSPKPSVAPPTNKPPKRVALISVARGEQFPKASSSSSSPSPSSIITAFSKVNARATLPAASQAGCADKPITIDDSSQSPRKSESAPSQPSETAKVSSNLSTADKNSKTDDKNDDVAIVSVVDDAKE
- the LOC130662957 gene encoding uncharacterized protein LOC130662957, encoding MLNIKSHVKRLTNFYANFNHSLKNNVSMQNEFKDMIRKAGGRNVQKATRFALESFISDELAKQVTWSGLHSEIKISACFFVEIISEILLSTLNVTKPDVEHQMKAWFQRGSDRANKNTDPTNGSVKKQKVAK
- the LOC130662928 gene encoding early growth response protein 2b-like isoform X1; the protein is MRMLKSTHAISACLNIAQIYSNYLEMKMTDELLFSVLGLKMDETGEIAPTTLPCDYEIPCSLENSDFMDLSSFTSPAADSLECYTDLNSSYQTEAWSDYTPTSVSEASPCLSELSELDCELDWCLDKTWNSGLPERTPMCTPGCERFLHLPPPKVTTESPASLQHDEPLLVLGIDLRSLENSMDLNNNPFDGNMMYSTSANAALATHDYTNRSMETNDDRCFPCTYQGCLKVYAKASHLKAHLRRHTGEKPFACTWAGCGWRFSRSDELARHRRSHSGVKPYPCEMCSKRFARSDHLAKHRKVHRKNAYTFPGGRGYRGNKINVQV
- the LOC130662928 gene encoding Krueppel-like factor 16 isoform X4 produces the protein MTDELLFSVLGLKMDETGEIAPTTLPCDYEIPCSLENSDFMDLSSFTSPAADSLECYTDLNSSYQTEAWSDYTPTSVSEASPCLSELSELDCELDWCLDKTWNSGLPERTPMCTPGCERFLHLPPPKVTTESPASLQHDEPLLVLGIDLRSLENSMDLNNNPFDGNMMYSTSANAALATHDYTNRSMETNDDRCFPCTYQGCLKVYAKASHLKAHLRRHTGEKPFACTWAGCGWRFSRSDELARHRRSHSGVKPYPCEMCSKRFARSDHLAKHRKVHRKNAYTFPGGRGYRGNKINVQV
- the LOC130662928 gene encoding Krueppel-like factor 16 isoform X3, which gives rise to MIEDATMFDKMTDELLFSVLGLKMDETGEIAPTTLPCDYEIPCSLENSDFMDLSSFTSPAADSLECYTDLNSSYQTEAWSDYTPTSVSEASPCLSELSELDCELDWCLDKTWNSGLPERTPMCTPGCERFLHLPPPKVTTESPASLQHDEPLLVLGIDLRSLENSMDLNNNPFDGNMMYSTSANAALATHDYTNRSMETNDDRCFPCTYQGCLKVYAKASHLKAHLRRHTGEKPFACTWAGCGWRFSRSDELARHRRSHSGVKPYPCEMCSKRFARSDHLAKHRKVHRKNAYTFPGGRGYRGNKINVQV